From the Nostoc sp. PCC 7107 genome, the window TAGGAGATCCCATTGAAATTAGCGCTTTGACCAAAGCATTTACAGCCCGCACCCAGAAAAAAGGATATTGTGCAATAGGTTCAGTCAAAACAAACATCGGACACCTCAACACAGCAGCAGGAGTCACAGGATTAATCAAAACAGTCCTAGCCCTCAAAAATCAAAAAATCCCACCCAGCCTACACTTCCAACAACCAAACCCCGAAATCGACTTCGCCAACAGCCCCTTCTACGTCAACAGCCAATTAGCAGAGTGGGAAACCAACGGTACACCACGACGCGCCGGAGTCAGTTCCTTTGGAATTGGAGGAACCAACGCCCACATCATCTTAGAACAAGCACCAGACATTCAACCTTCCAGCCCCTCCCGTCCCTGGCAAATATTACTCCTATCCGCCAAAACCAGCACCGCCCTAGAAACAGCCACCATCAACCTAGCAACACATTTACAACAACACCCAGAAATTAACCTAGCTGATGTCGCCCATACTCTCCAAGTCGGTCGCAGAGCATTTGAACATCGTCGTATGGTAGTGTGTCGTAACACAGAAGATGCAGTCAAAGCCTTAACTTCTGCTGAACCACAACGGGTATTGACTCACCATCGTCAACCAACTCACTGTCCAGTCATCTTCATGTTTTCTGGACAAGGGGCGCAATATGTAGATATGGCGAAGGAACTCTACGAACAGGAAACCATATTTCAACAACAAGTAGATAATTGCGCTGCGATTTTGCAACCATATCTGGGGATAGATATTCGTTCCCTACTATATCCCAGTAGCCAAGAAACAGAGACAGCATCACCGCAACTCCAACAAACAGCATTTACTCAAAGCGCCTTATTTGTCATTGAATATGCTTTAGCCCAGTTATTCATGTCTTGGGGGATACAACCACAAGCGATGATTGGTCACAGTATTGGGGAATATGTTGCAGCTACGATTGCGGGTGTATTTTCTTTAGAAGATGCTTTGATGATTGTGGCGAAACGGGGACAACTGATGCAACAACTAGCGCCTGGTAGTATGTTAGCGATTCCGTTGGCTGAATCAGATGTGAAGTTGCTGTTAAATGCAGATTTAGAAATCGCAGTAATTAATAGTCCATCTGCTTGTGTTGTGTCTGGGACAAAAGTGGCTATTGCGGCTTTGCAAAGTCAATTATCTTCTCAGGGGATTGAATGTCGATTGCTGCATACATCTCATGCTTTTCATTCCCAGATGATGCAGCCAATTGTTGGTGAGTTTGTCGAGTTTGTACAGCAATTCTCGTTACATCCACCAAGTATTAGTTTGATTTCTAATGTGAGTGGTGGGTGGATGGAGGATGCACAGGCGACAAGTCCCAGTTATTGGGGTGAACATTTGCGTCGAGGTGTGAGGTTTTCGGATGGGATTTCTTTGTTAATTCAGCAGTTTGAGGGTGTGTTTTTGGAGGTGGGGCCGGGACGTAGTTTAAGTGGTTTGACTACGCAGCATTTACACAGGGATGCAAAGCAGTTGGTGTTGGGTTCTTTACGTCATGTTAAAGACCAATTGAGTGATGTTGAGTTTTTGTTGCAGACTTTGGGGCGGTTGTGGTTGTTTGGTGTTGAGGTTGATTGGTCTGCTTTTGCTGTTGATGAACAGCGCCATCGTTTACCTTTACCTTCTTATCCTTTTGAACGTCTCAAGTATTGGATTGATGCTAAATCTGCATCACCTGAATTAAAGAATCACTCAGCAAAATTAGATAGTAAACAAGAGATTGCTGATTGGTTTTATATTCCTTCATGGAAACGCTCTTTGCTGGCAAAGATATCATCTGATGATCAAGAAGACTGGCTCTTTTTTGTTGATGATCTGGGAATTGGTGAACAATTAGCCAAGGTATTGATAAATCAAGGAAAAAATGTCATTAATGTTAAGCGAGGAGAGCAATTTAAGCAAATAGATAATAGTAATTATATAATCAATTTATATATTAAAGAAGACTATGATTTGTTATTAAAAGAAATCATCTCATCAGGTGGAAATATTCAAAATATTGTTTATGTTTGGAGTCTTGATTATCTCAACGAATCTAAATATTTAGAATTTAATAGTCTGCTCTTTTTAACACAGAGTATTGGTAAGCTAAAAATTAGCGATTTACAACTTTGGGTAATCTCTAACAATATCCAACAGGTAAATGGTTATGAACAACTAGAGCCAGAGAAAGCCACAATTTTAGGGTTATGTAAGGTTATTTCTCAAGAGTATTCTCATATTACTTGTCGATGCGTTGATATTGATTTAACTAACAGGCAAGGCGCAGAGAGCGCAGAGGGAAGAAACGGATATTATGAGAGTATTGCTCAATTAGCAAATGAGTTAACATCTGTATCTTCAGATTTAGTTGTTGCTTATCGTAATTCCTATCGTTGGGTACAAACTTTTGAGCCAATTCGCGTAGAAGCAATATTAGAAGAAAAGACACCATTGAGACAACAAGGTGTTTACCTGTTTCCTGGTGGTTTAGGAGATATAGAAGTTGCGATCGCTCAATATTTAGCAACAAATTTTCAAGCAAAAATCATATTTATTGAGGATGAAAATTTTCCCGAAAAGGATGATTTTTCGCAATGGTTAGAAAATCACAGTCAACAAGATGAAGTGAGTAGAAAAATTGAGAGACTGCTGGTATTAGAGCAGTTAGATCCTACAGTTTTAGTCATACGTATAGATGCAACTAATTTTTCATGGGAAAAGATTGGTGAAATTAATGGGGTGATTTATAAAACTGGTATCAAACGGGAAGATTTATTCTGCTCAATTTCCGAAATTCAAGATAGAGAATCAACAGATTTATTCAACTTTCAACATCATCATATTAGGCTATTAACACAAGTATTACAAAATCAAAATTTGGATTTTTGTGTTGTCTTTTCTTCCGTATCTCCAATTTTAGGTGGATGTGGCTTAAGTTTAGATGCAGCAGCTAGTTATTTTCTAGATACGTTTATTAACCAACACAACTGCAAGAATTCTTTGCCGTGGTATATTATAAATTGGGATAAATTTAATCAAGCTCAACAAACATCAGAATTAGCTATTAGTGCTAAAGAAGCTGTAGAAGTATTTCAACGCATATTTACTTTAGAACCAGGCACTCAGGTTGTTATTTCTCCTGTAGATATCAATACGAGAAATAATCAGATATTTAATCCCCACTTTTTCACAAATTCTAAATCTTTC encodes:
- a CDS encoding type I polyketide synthase, coding for MSNQEMDDSIKGIAVIALVGRFPGAKNVDEFWQNLSKGKESISFFSDAELKAAGVDPAWLSNPQYVKAGAILSDIQMFDAAFFDFSPREAELIDPQHRILLECAWEALEQAGYEPGASKSLTGVYVGTNMSNYFMSNLSSHPDLSKLTDVIAFGNSQDFAATRVSYKLNLKGPSINIQTSCSTSLVAVHSACQGLLNYECDLALAGGISIESLQKQGYFYQEGDITSPDGHCRAFDAQAKGTIFGDGIGLVVLKRLEDALEEGDYIHAIIKGSAINNDGAAKVGYTAPSVVGQAEVIAEAQAIAGVTPETITYIEAHGTGTILGDPIEISALTKAFTARTQKKGYCAIGSVKTNIGHLNTAAGVTGLIKTVLALKNQKIPPSLHFQQPNPEIDFANSPFYVNSQLAEWETNGTPRRAGVSSFGIGGTNAHIILEQAPDIQPSSPSRPWQILLLSAKTSTALETATINLATHLQQHPEINLADVAHTLQVGRRAFEHRRMVVCRNTEDAVKALTSAEPQRVLTHHRQPTHCPVIFMFSGQGAQYVDMAKELYEQETIFQQQVDNCAAILQPYLGIDIRSLLYPSSQETETASPQLQQTAFTQSALFVIEYALAQLFMSWGIQPQAMIGHSIGEYVAATIAGVFSLEDALMIVAKRGQLMQQLAPGSMLAIPLAESDVKLLLNADLEIAVINSPSACVVSGTKVAIAALQSQLSSQGIECRLLHTSHAFHSQMMQPIVGEFVEFVQQFSLHPPSISLISNVSGGWMEDAQATSPSYWGEHLRRGVRFSDGISLLIQQFEGVFLEVGPGRSLSGLTTQHLHRDAKQLVLGSLRHVKDQLSDVEFLLQTLGRLWLFGVEVDWSAFAVDEQRHRLPLPSYPFERLKYWIDAKSASPELKNHSAKLDSKQEIADWFYIPSWKRSLLAKISSDDQEDWLFFVDDLGIGEQLAKVLINQGKNVINVKRGEQFKQIDNSNYIINLYIKEDYDLLLKEIISSGGNIQNIVYVWSLDYLNESKYLEFNSLLFLTQSIGKLKISDLQLWVISNNIQQVNGYEQLEPEKATILGLCKVISQEYSHITCRCVDIDLTNRQGAESAEGRNGYYESIAQLANELTSVSSDLVVAYRNSYRWVQTFEPIRVEAILEEKTPLRQQGVYLFPGGLGDIEVAIAQYLATNFQAKIIFIEDENFPEKDDFSQWLENHSQQDEVSRKIERLLVLEQLDPTVLVIRIDATNFSWEKIGEINGVIYKTGIKREDLFCSISEIQDRESTDLFNFQHHHIRLLTQVLQNQNLDFCVVFSSVSPILGGCGLSLDAAASYFLDTFINQHNCKNSLPWYIINWDKFNQAQQTSELAISAKEAVEVFQRIFTLEPGTQVVISPVDINTRNNQIFNPHFFTNSKSFNELDSSSRYSRPNLSNAYVAPTNNLEQQITEIWQEVLGITEIGIYDNFYELGGDSLIATQLVSRLRAKFPVELPLRDLLLQAMIPAKQAEMIEELMLAKIAELSEEEVAVLLNN